Proteins encoded together in one Nitrospira sp. window:
- a CDS encoding DMT family protein, which yields MQTVALLTISNIFMTFAWYGHLKYKDSPLWMAIMVSWGIAFFEYCLQVPANRIGHYEFTAAQLKTIQEVITLVVFCVFSVLYLREPLKWNYLVGFGMMVGAVFVIFKEW from the coding sequence ATGCAGACTGTTGCGTTGCTGACGATCTCCAACATCTTTATGACATTCGCCTGGTATGGGCATCTGAAGTACAAAGACTCGCCCTTGTGGATGGCGATTATGGTCAGTTGGGGGATCGCGTTCTTTGAGTACTGTCTGCAAGTACCGGCGAATCGGATCGGGCATTATGAATTCACCGCCGCTCAGTTGAAGACAATCCAGGAAGTCATTACTCTGGTCGTGTTTTGTGTGTTTTCGGTTCTGTACTTGAGGGAACCGCTAAAGTGGAACTATTTGGTTGGTTTCGGCATGATGGTCGGCGCGGTGTTTGTGATTTTCAAGGAGTGGTGA
- the uvrA gene encoding excinuclease ABC subunit UvrA has product MGNSIIIKGAREHNLKNIDVEIPRDKLVVITGLSGSGKSSLAFDTIYAEGQRRYVESLSAYARQFLEQMGKPDVDSIEGLSPAISIEQKSTSHNPRSTVGTVTEIYDYLRLLFARVGRPYCFQCGEEITAQTVQQMVDAIAAQPEGMKFQVLAPIVRGRKGEYRKELLEMRKAGYVRARIDEKIVDLGEDISLDKQKKHTIEIIVDRLVMKAGDALMRRLADSVETSVKLTGGLVGVLTEDGQTRLYSDRLACIKCGVSYPEVTPRVFSFNSPHGACPACDGIGYAVSLGNEEEEDFTLLEPCETCHGARLRPESLSIKLAKKSIAEVTRLSVRTAADFFLSLKFTDRELVIAHRILKEIRERLGFLVNVGLDYLTLDRAAATLSGGEGQRIRLATQIGSGLVGVLYILDEPSIGLHQRDNRRLLQTLLRLRDLGNTVVVVEHDTETMIAADHVLDMGPGAGSHGGHVVAQGTPQQIMSDPHSLTGQYLRGTQAVSVPQRQRKPKGILSVVGAQKHNLKNVTARIPLGIFTCITGVSGSGKSTLVLEVLFHSLSQLLYHKKPKIDGCKDLRGVDALDKVIDIDQSPIGRTPRSNPATYTGLFGYIRDLYSNLPESRVRGYKPGRYSFNVKGGRCEACQGDGLIKIEMHFLPDVYVTCEVCKGQRYNRETLEILHKGKSIADVLNMTVDDALEFFEHIPLIKTKLQTLHDVGLHYVKLGQSATTLSGGEAQRVKLSRELSKRATGRTMYILDEPTTGLHFADVQRLLDVLDRLVEAGNTVLVIEHNLDMIKNADWIIDLGPEGGDRGGEIVAEGPPKEIAKAKRSYTGQVLKEAGL; this is encoded by the coding sequence ATGGGCAACTCCATCATTATCAAAGGTGCGCGGGAGCACAATCTCAAGAACATCGACGTAGAGATTCCACGGGACAAGCTGGTGGTGATCACCGGCTTGAGCGGGTCTGGGAAGTCGTCTCTCGCGTTCGATACGATTTATGCCGAAGGGCAGCGGCGATACGTCGAATCGCTCTCGGCCTATGCCCGGCAGTTCCTCGAGCAGATGGGTAAGCCGGATGTTGATTCGATCGAAGGCCTGTCCCCGGCGATTTCCATCGAACAGAAGAGCACCAGTCATAATCCCCGTTCCACCGTCGGTACCGTCACGGAAATCTACGACTATCTTCGTCTCCTGTTTGCGCGCGTTGGACGGCCCTACTGTTTTCAATGTGGTGAAGAGATCACTGCCCAGACCGTGCAGCAGATGGTGGATGCGATCGCCGCGCAGCCAGAAGGCATGAAGTTCCAGGTCCTGGCGCCGATCGTCCGTGGACGGAAGGGAGAGTATCGGAAAGAGTTGTTAGAGATGCGTAAGGCCGGGTATGTGCGCGCCAGGATCGATGAGAAGATTGTAGATCTTGGCGAGGACATTTCGCTCGATAAACAGAAGAAACATACGATTGAAATCATCGTCGATCGATTGGTGATGAAAGCGGGCGATGCCTTGATGCGTCGGCTGGCGGATTCCGTCGAAACATCAGTCAAGCTGACTGGTGGATTAGTCGGTGTGTTGACGGAGGATGGGCAGACCAGGCTCTACAGTGACCGGTTGGCCTGCATTAAGTGTGGAGTGAGTTATCCCGAAGTCACACCGCGAGTGTTTTCCTTTAACAGTCCGCATGGCGCCTGCCCGGCCTGTGACGGAATCGGCTATGCCGTTTCTCTGGGCAACGAGGAGGAGGAAGACTTCACATTGCTCGAACCCTGCGAAACCTGTCATGGCGCGAGGCTTAGACCAGAAAGCTTGTCCATCAAACTCGCCAAGAAATCGATTGCCGAGGTGACCAGGCTCTCCGTCCGTACGGCAGCTGACTTCTTTCTGTCGCTCAAGTTCACCGATCGTGAGCTGGTCATCGCGCATCGGATTCTGAAGGAGATTCGTGAGCGACTTGGCTTTTTGGTCAACGTGGGCTTGGACTATTTGACGCTGGATCGAGCGGCGGCAACCCTGTCCGGCGGTGAGGGGCAGCGCATCCGACTGGCGACGCAGATTGGGTCCGGTTTGGTGGGTGTGCTGTACATCCTGGATGAGCCCTCCATCGGTTTGCACCAGCGGGACAATCGCCGGTTGTTGCAAACCTTGTTGCGGTTACGGGATCTCGGAAACACGGTCGTGGTTGTGGAGCATGACACGGAAACCATGATAGCTGCCGACCATGTGCTGGATATGGGGCCTGGGGCCGGCTCACACGGAGGGCATGTGGTGGCGCAGGGGACGCCGCAGCAGATTATGAGCGATCCTCATTCACTGACGGGCCAATATCTACGCGGGACGCAGGCGGTGTCTGTCCCGCAGCGGCAGCGGAAGCCGAAGGGGATACTCTCGGTCGTGGGAGCGCAGAAGCATAACCTGAAAAATGTAACGGCTAGAATTCCACTGGGCATCTTCACCTGCATTACAGGGGTCTCTGGATCGGGGAAGAGCACACTCGTGCTGGAAGTCCTGTTTCACTCTCTGTCGCAACTGCTCTACCACAAAAAACCGAAGATCGATGGATGCAAAGACCTCAGAGGGGTTGATGCGCTCGACAAAGTGATTGATATCGATCAATCACCGATTGGGCGGACTCCCCGGTCGAACCCAGCCACCTATACGGGTTTGTTTGGCTATATCCGTGATCTCTATTCCAATCTGCCAGAGTCGCGTGTCCGTGGCTATAAGCCTGGGCGCTATAGTTTCAATGTGAAAGGCGGGAGATGCGAGGCTTGTCAGGGTGATGGGCTCATCAAAATCGAAATGCATTTCCTCCCCGATGTCTATGTAACCTGCGAGGTGTGCAAGGGCCAACGGTACAACCGTGAAACATTGGAGATTTTGCATAAGGGCAAGAGCATTGCGGATGTCCTGAATATGACGGTGGACGATGCGTTGGAATTCTTCGAACATATCCCATTGATCAAGACGAAGCTTCAGACCTTGCATGATGTCGGGTTGCATTATGTGAAACTTGGCCAATCCGCGACAACACTTTCTGGTGGCGAAGCTCAGCGGGTAAAACTATCGCGTGAACTTTCGAAACGCGCGACTGGACGGACGATGTACATCCTTGATGAGCCGACCACCGGCCTCCATTTCGCCGACGTGCAGCGGTTGCTGGATGTGCTGGACCGGCTGGTCGAAGCCGGCAACACGGTGCTCGTGATCGAACATAATCTCGATATGATCAAGAATGCCGATTGGATTATCGACCTTGGGCCGGAGGGTGGGGATCGCGGTGGCGAGATCGTCGCCGAAGGCCCACCGAAAGAGATTGCGAAAGCCAAGCGATCATATACGGGGCAGGTGTTGAAAGAGGCGGGGTTGTGA